A portion of the Pseudomonas sp. GR 6-02 genome contains these proteins:
- a CDS encoding class II 3-deoxy-7-phosphoheptulonate synthase yields MSQPWSPDSWRALPIQQQPQYPDAAHLLHVEQTLASYPPLVFAGEARELRRQFAEVTQGRAFLLQGGDCAESFAEFSAAKIRDTFKVLLQMAIVMTFAAGCPVVKVGRMAGQFAKPRSANDETINGVTLPAYRGDIVNGIGFDEKSRLPDPDRLLQSYHQSTATLNLLRAFAQGGFADLHQVHKWNLDFIANSALAEKYSHLADRIDETLAFMRACGMDSSPQLRETSFFTAHEALLLNYEEAFVRRDSLTNDYYDCSAHMLWIGDRTRQLDGAHVEFLRGVHNPIGVKVGPSMNPEDLIRLIDVLNPDNDPGRLNLIARMGANKVGDHLPQLIRAVQREGKQVLWSSDPMHGNTIKASSGYKTRDFAQILGEVKQFFQVHEAEGSYAGGIHIEMTGQNVTECIGGARPITEDGLSDRYHTHCDPRMNADQSLELAFLIAETLKQVRR; encoded by the coding sequence ATGAGCCAACCCTGGAGCCCTGACAGCTGGCGCGCCCTGCCGATCCAGCAACAACCTCAATACCCCGACGCGGCGCATTTGCTGCACGTCGAGCAAACCCTGGCGAGCTATCCGCCACTGGTGTTTGCCGGTGAAGCGCGGGAGTTGCGCCGTCAGTTTGCCGAAGTCACCCAGGGCCGGGCATTTCTGTTGCAGGGCGGCGACTGCGCCGAAAGCTTCGCCGAATTCTCCGCCGCGAAAATTCGCGACACCTTTAAAGTGTTGCTGCAAATGGCGATCGTCATGACCTTCGCGGCCGGTTGCCCGGTGGTCAAAGTCGGACGCATGGCCGGTCAGTTCGCCAAACCCCGTTCGGCCAATGATGAAACCATCAACGGCGTGACGCTGCCGGCCTACCGTGGCGACATCGTCAACGGCATCGGTTTCGACGAAAAAAGCCGCTTACCGGACCCGGATCGCCTGCTGCAGTCCTACCATCAGTCCACTGCGACCCTGAACCTGCTGCGCGCCTTTGCCCAGGGCGGCTTTGCCGATCTGCATCAGGTACACAAATGGAACCTGGACTTCATCGCCAACTCGGCACTGGCCGAGAAATACAGCCACCTGGCCGATCGCATCGATGAAACCCTGGCCTTCATGCGCGCCTGCGGCATGGACAGCTCGCCGCAACTGCGCGAAACCAGTTTCTTCACCGCCCACGAAGCGCTGCTGCTGAACTACGAAGAAGCCTTCGTGCGTCGCGACAGCCTGACCAACGACTACTACGACTGCTCGGCCCACATGCTGTGGATCGGTGACCGTACACGTCAACTGGACGGTGCTCACGTCGAATTCCTGCGCGGGGTGCATAACCCGATCGGGGTCAAGGTCGGCCCGAGCATGAACCCTGAAGACCTGATTCGCCTGATCGATGTGCTCAACCCGGATAACGACCCGGGTCGCCTGAACCTGATTGCGCGGATGGGCGCGAACAAGGTCGGCGATCACCTGCCGCAGCTGATTCGCGCGGTGCAGCGCGAAGGCAAGCAAGTGCTTTGGAGCTCCGACCCGATGCACGGCAACACCATCAAGGCCAGCAGCGGCTACAAGACCCGCGACTTCGCGCAGATCCTTGGCGAGGTGAAGCAGTTCTTCCAGGTTCACGAAGCGGAAGGCAGTTATGCCGGCGGCATCCACATCGAAATGACCGGGCAGAACGTCACCGAATGCATCGGCGGCGCGCGGCCGATTACCGAAGATGGGTTGTCGGATCGTTATCACACCCATTGCGACCCGCGGATGAATGCCGATCAGTCGCTGGAACTGGCGTTTTTGATTGCCGAGACCCTGAAGCAAGTCCGGCGTTAA
- the htpX gene encoding protease HtpX gives MMRILLFLATNLAVVLIASITLSLFGFNGFMAANGVDLNLNQLLIFCAVFGFAGSLFSLFISKWMAKMSTSTQIISQPRTRHEQWLLQTVEQLSREAGIKMPEVGIFPAYEANAFATGWNKNDALVAVSQGLLERFSPDEVKAVLAHEIGHVANGDMVTLALIQGVVNTFVMFFARIIGNFVDKVIFKNEEGQGIAYYVATIFAELVLGILASAIVMWFSRKREFRADDAGARLAGTSAMIGALQRLRAEQGLPVHMPDTLNAFGINGGLKQGFARMFMSHPPLEERIDALRRRG, from the coding sequence ATGATGCGCATTTTGCTGTTTTTGGCCACTAACCTGGCGGTCGTGCTGATTGCCAGCATCACCCTGAGCCTTTTCGGCTTCAACGGGTTCATGGCGGCCAACGGGGTTGATCTCAACCTCAATCAGCTGCTGATTTTCTGTGCGGTCTTTGGTTTCGCCGGTTCCCTGTTCTCGCTGTTCATCTCCAAGTGGATGGCGAAAATGAGCACCAGCACCCAGATCATCAGCCAGCCGCGCACCCGGCATGAGCAATGGCTGCTGCAAACCGTCGAGCAACTGTCCCGCGAAGCCGGGATCAAGATGCCCGAAGTCGGGATTTTCCCGGCCTATGAAGCCAACGCCTTCGCCACCGGCTGGAACAAGAACGACGCACTGGTCGCGGTCAGCCAGGGCTTGCTCGAGCGTTTCTCGCCGGATGAAGTGAAAGCCGTTCTGGCCCACGAAATCGGTCACGTGGCCAATGGCGACATGGTCACCCTGGCGCTGATCCAGGGCGTGGTGAACACCTTCGTGATGTTCTTCGCCCGGATCATCGGCAATTTTGTCGACAAGGTGATCTTCAAGAACGAAGAAGGCCAGGGTATCGCCTACTACGTGGCGACCATCTTCGCTGAACTGGTCCTGGGCATCCTGGCCAGCGCCATCGTCATGTGGTTCTCGCGCAAGCGCGAATTCCGCGCCGACGACGCCGGCGCACGCCTGGCGGGTACCAGCGCAATGATCGGTGCCCTGCAGCGCCTGCGTGCCGAACAAGGGCTGCCGGTGCACATGCCGGATACCCTGAATGCCTTCGGCATCAACGGTGGTCTCAAGCAAGGGTTCGCCCGCATGTTCATGAGCCACCCGCCGCTGGAAGAACGCATCGACGCACTGCGTCGCCGGGGCTGA
- a CDS encoding MarR family winged helix-turn-helix transcriptional regulator: protein MNTLSVDSLKLDSQLCFKLYAASRAVIRAYKPMLDQLGLTYPQYLAMLVLWEWQEAAPEQPTVKALGERLALDSGTLTPLLKRLEQLQLVQRQRSARDEREVHLSLSSTGKALRDQVGPLKARLLCDSGVDLDRLNELRDGLDHLLGQIKSLS, encoded by the coding sequence ATGAACACGTTGTCAGTTGATTCGCTGAAACTCGACAGTCAGCTCTGCTTCAAGCTGTACGCCGCTTCTCGGGCGGTGATCCGTGCCTACAAGCCGATGCTCGATCAACTGGGCCTGACCTACCCGCAATACCTGGCGATGCTGGTGCTGTGGGAATGGCAGGAGGCGGCGCCGGAGCAGCCGACGGTCAAGGCGCTGGGCGAGCGCCTGGCGCTGGATTCCGGGACCCTGACGCCGCTGCTCAAGCGTCTTGAGCAACTGCAACTGGTGCAGCGCCAGCGTTCGGCGCGCGATGAGCGCGAGGTGCACTTGAGCCTGTCGTCCACCGGCAAGGCCTTGCGCGATCAGGTCGGGCCGCTCAAGGCCCGCCTGTTGTGCGATAGCGGTGTCGATCTGGATCGCCTGAATGAGCTGCGCGATGGTCTTGATCACCTGTTGGGGCAAATCAAATCGCTGTCGTAG
- a CDS encoding pyridoxal phosphate-dependent aminotransferase: MQVSKSNKLANVCYDIRGPVLKHAKRLEEEGHRILKLNIGNPAPFGFEAPDEILQDVIRNLPTAQGYSDSKGLFSARKAVMQYYQQKQVEGVGIEDIYLGNGVSELIVMSMQALLNNGDEVLVPAPDYPLWTAAVSLAGGNPVHYLCDEQANWWPDLADIKAKITPNTKALVIINPNNPTGAVYSKEVLLGMLELARQHNLVVFSDEIYDKILYDDAVHICTASLAPDLLCLTFNGLSKSYRVAGFRSGWIAISGPKHHAQSYIEGIDMLANMRLCANVPSQHAIQTALGGYQSINDLVLPQGRLLEQRNRTWELLNDIPGVSCVKPMGALYAFPRIDPKVCPIHNDEKFVLDLLLSEKLLVVQGTAFNWPWPDHFRVVTLPRVDDLDQAIGRIGNFLKSYRQ; encoded by the coding sequence ATGCAGGTCAGCAAATCGAACAAGCTCGCCAACGTCTGCTACGACATTCGCGGCCCAGTGCTCAAGCACGCCAAACGCCTGGAAGAGGAAGGTCATCGCATCCTCAAGCTGAACATCGGCAACCCGGCGCCCTTTGGTTTCGAAGCGCCGGACGAAATTCTTCAGGACGTGATCCGCAACCTGCCGACCGCCCAGGGCTACAGCGACTCCAAAGGCCTGTTCAGCGCCCGTAAAGCCGTGATGCAGTACTACCAGCAAAAGCAGGTGGAAGGCGTCGGCATTGAAGACATTTACCTGGGCAACGGCGTTTCCGAGCTGATCGTGATGTCGATGCAGGCCCTGCTCAACAACGGCGACGAAGTGCTGGTACCGGCCCCCGACTATCCGCTGTGGACCGCCGCAGTGAGCCTGGCGGGTGGCAACCCGGTGCATTACCTGTGCGACGAGCAGGCCAACTGGTGGCCGGACCTGGCCGACATCAAGGCCAAGATCACCCCGAACACCAAGGCCCTGGTGATCATCAACCCGAACAACCCGACCGGCGCGGTGTATTCGAAAGAAGTCCTGCTGGGCATGCTGGAACTGGCCCGTCAGCACAATCTGGTGGTGTTCTCCGACGAGATCTACGACAAGATCCTGTACGACGACGCCGTGCACATCTGCACCGCCTCGCTGGCACCGGACCTGCTGTGCCTGACCTTCAACGGCCTGTCCAAGTCCTATCGCGTGGCCGGCTTCCGCTCCGGCTGGATCGCCATTTCCGGCCCGAAACACCACGCCCAGAGCTACATCGAAGGCATCGACATGCTGGCTAATATGCGCCTGTGTGCCAACGTGCCGAGCCAGCACGCAATCCAGACCGCACTCGGTGGTTATCAGAGCATCAACGATCTGGTATTGCCCCAAGGGCGTCTGCTGGAACAGCGTAATCGTACCTGGGAACTGCTCAACGACATTCCGGGCGTGAGCTGCGTCAAGCCGATGGGTGCGCTGTATGCGTTCCCGCGGATCGATCCGAAAGTCTGCCCGATCCACAACGACGAGAAATTCGTGCTCGACCTGCTGCTCTCGGAAAAGCTGCTGGTGGTACAAGGCACGGCCTTCAACTGGCCATGGCCAGACCATTTCCGCGTGGTCACCCTGCCACGGGTCGACGACCTGGATCAGGCGATTGGCCGGATCGGCAACTTCCTCAAGTCCTATCGCCAGTAA
- a CDS encoding thiopurine S-methyltransferase has product MQPEFWHKRWASNQIGFHLPEVNPYLQRFWPQLGLDEGSRVLVPLCGKSLDLLWLAHCGHEVLGIELSEKAIEDFFNEHQLDPAISEQGPFNVYRAGSIELWCGDFFELTAGDVADCSALYDRAALIALPPAMREQYAAHLIRILPKDSLGILITLDYDQKQMAGPPFAVLDDEVQRLLGASWELKILEDQDVLGESWKFLEAGVTRLEERVYRVSSH; this is encoded by the coding sequence ATGCAGCCGGAGTTTTGGCACAAACGGTGGGCGTCGAATCAGATCGGCTTTCATCTGCCGGAAGTAAATCCCTATCTGCAACGGTTCTGGCCGCAACTGGGCCTTGATGAAGGTTCTCGCGTACTGGTGCCGTTGTGTGGCAAGAGCCTGGACCTGTTGTGGCTGGCGCACTGCGGTCATGAGGTGCTGGGTATCGAGTTGTCGGAAAAGGCCATCGAGGACTTTTTCAATGAGCATCAACTGGACCCGGCAATCAGCGAGCAGGGACCTTTCAACGTCTATCGGGCCGGGTCGATCGAGTTGTGGTGCGGCGATTTCTTCGAGTTGACGGCAGGCGATGTTGCCGATTGCAGCGCACTGTACGACCGCGCGGCGCTGATCGCCTTGCCGCCAGCGATGCGTGAACAATACGCGGCTCATCTGATCCGGATTCTGCCGAAGGATTCTTTAGGGATTTTGATTACGCTGGATTACGACCAGAAGCAAATGGCCGGACCGCCATTTGCTGTGCTTGATGACGAAGTGCAACGGCTGCTGGGGGCTTCGTGGGAGCTGAAGATCCTGGAAGACCAGGACGTCCTGGGTGAGAGCTGGAAGTTTCTCGAGGCCGGTGTCACGCGGCTTGAGGAGCGTGTGTATCGGGTTTCCAGCCATTAA
- a CDS encoding crotonase/enoyl-CoA hydratase family protein: MNQPSPSRVTRERHGHVLMIGLDRVAKRNAFDLDLLNALSLAYGEFEADSEARVAVVFGHGEHFTAGLDLVSAGAALAEGWQAPPGGCDPWGVFGGPRVSKPVIVAAQGYCLTAGIELMLAADINLCASNTRFAQKEVQRGLLPFGGATLRLHQVAGWGNAMRWLLTGDEFDAHDALHLGLVQEVMASEDLLPRAIELAERIARQAPLGVQATLMSARQAHYEGEIAATQALPALVKKLLNSEDAKEGVRSMIEKRPGVFKGC; the protein is encoded by the coding sequence ATGAATCAGCCCAGCCCCAGTCGTGTCACCCGTGAAAGACACGGTCATGTCCTGATGATCGGCCTGGATCGGGTGGCCAAGCGCAATGCCTTCGACCTCGACCTGCTCAATGCGCTCAGCCTGGCCTATGGGGAATTCGAAGCCGACAGTGAGGCGCGGGTCGCGGTGGTGTTCGGCCATGGCGAGCATTTCACTGCCGGGCTCGACCTGGTCAGCGCCGGCGCAGCCCTGGCCGAAGGCTGGCAGGCACCACCCGGTGGCTGCGATCCCTGGGGCGTGTTCGGCGGCCCCCGCGTCAGCAAACCGGTGATTGTCGCGGCGCAAGGCTACTGCCTGACCGCGGGCATCGAATTGATGCTGGCCGCCGACATCAACCTGTGCGCCAGCAATACCCGTTTTGCCCAAAAGGAAGTGCAGCGCGGACTCCTCCCGTTCGGTGGCGCCACCTTGCGCCTGCATCAGGTCGCCGGTTGGGGCAACGCCATGCGCTGGCTGCTCACCGGCGATGAATTCGATGCACATGACGCCTTGCATCTGGGCCTGGTGCAGGAAGTCATGGCCAGCGAGGACTTGCTGCCACGGGCGATCGAGTTGGCCGAGAGGATTGCGAGGCAGGCACCGCTGGGGGTTCAGGCGACGTTGATGTCTGCGCGACAGGCGCACTACGAGGGTGAAATTGCTGCGACCCAAGCATTGCCGGCACTGGTGAAGAAACTGCTCAACAGCGAGGACGCCAAGGAGGGTGTGCGGTCGATGATCGAGAAGCGGCCAGGCGTCTTCAAAGGCTGCTGA
- a CDS encoding spermidine synthase, which translates to MTEERVEHLLAEVQDEFGVIRVLEVADYRFLEFGDAIEQSCVFTADPSWLEYDYTRAMLIGALCHEQPESALFLGLGAGTLTQACLKFLPLEDVEAIELRPDVPRLAIEYLGLDDDPRLYIRVGDALELLDTAEPADLIFVDLYTDVGPGVGHLAWSFLENCQKRLNPGGWLVINQWATDDGKPLGAALLRGLYHRHYWELPVKEGNVILIVPSELDQELDMEGLIARAEGLAPRLGYSLQSLIKDIRPAT; encoded by the coding sequence ATGACTGAGGAGCGCGTCGAGCATCTGCTCGCCGAGGTGCAGGATGAGTTCGGCGTGATTCGCGTGCTGGAAGTGGCCGATTACCGTTTTCTGGAGTTCGGTGACGCCATCGAACAGAGCTGCGTGTTCACCGCCGACCCTAGCTGGCTCGAGTACGATTACACCCGCGCGATGCTGATTGGTGCGCTGTGCCACGAGCAGCCGGAAAGCGCGCTGTTCCTCGGCCTTGGTGCTGGGACACTGACCCAGGCTTGCTTGAAGTTCCTGCCACTGGAAGATGTCGAAGCCATCGAGCTACGCCCTGACGTACCGCGCCTGGCCATCGAATACCTGGGGCTGGATGACGATCCGCGGCTGTACATCCGCGTCGGCGATGCGCTGGAGTTGCTCGATACGGCTGAACCGGCCGATCTGATTTTCGTCGACCTGTATACCGATGTCGGGCCGGGTGTCGGGCATCTGGCCTGGAGCTTTCTGGAAAACTGTCAGAAACGCTTGAATCCGGGGGGCTGGCTGGTGATCAACCAGTGGGCTACCGACGACGGCAAGCCGTTGGGTGCAGCGTTGTTGCGCGGTCTCTATCACCGGCATTACTGGGAACTGCCGGTGAAGGAGGGCAACGTGATTCTGATCGTGCCATCGGAGCTGGATCAGGAGTTGGACATGGAAGGGCTGATCGCCCGCGCGGAAGGCCTGGCGCCGCGGTTGGGGTATTCGTTGCAATCGCTGATCAAGGATATTCGGCCGGCGACTTAA
- a CDS encoding DODA-type extradiol aromatic ring-opening family dioxygenase encodes MFPSLYISHGSPMLALEPGASGPALANLAATMPKPKAIVIVSAHWESSELLVGGNPQPETWHDFGGFPRALFEVQYPAPGSPQLATEVVELLKTDGLPARIDAKRPFDHGVWVPLSLMYPQADVPVVQVSLPTRGGPALQTRVGHALASLRERGVLLIGSGSITHNLRELDWHAGPESVEPWAKAFRDWMIEKLEANDEAALHDYRQQAPNAVRNHPSDEHLLPLYFARAAGGEFSIVHQGFTMGALGMDIYRFG; translated from the coding sequence ATGTTCCCCAGCCTGTATATCTCTCATGGCTCCCCCATGCTGGCCCTGGAACCTGGCGCCAGTGGGCCGGCCCTTGCGAATCTGGCCGCGACAATGCCCAAGCCCAAAGCCATCGTGATCGTTTCCGCGCACTGGGAAAGCAGCGAATTGCTGGTCGGCGGCAACCCCCAACCCGAAACCTGGCACGACTTCGGCGGTTTTCCGCGGGCCTTGTTCGAGGTGCAGTACCCGGCACCCGGCAGCCCGCAACTGGCGACTGAGGTTGTCGAGCTGCTGAAGACCGATGGCCTGCCTGCGCGCATCGACGCCAAGCGCCCCTTCGACCACGGCGTTTGGGTACCCTTGTCGTTGATGTACCCGCAGGCCGATGTCCCGGTGGTGCAGGTCTCGCTGCCCACCCGTGGCGGCCCGGCGCTACAAACCCGCGTCGGACATGCCCTGGCCAGCCTGCGTGAGCGCGGCGTGCTGTTGATCGGCTCTGGCAGCATCACCCACAACCTGCGCGAACTGGACTGGCACGCCGGCCCGGAAAGCGTCGAACCCTGGGCCAAGGCGTTCCGCGACTGGATGATCGAAAAACTCGAAGCGAACGATGAAGCCGCGCTACACGACTATCGCCAGCAAGCGCCGAACGCGGTGCGCAACCACCCGAGTGACGAACATCTGTTACCGCTGTACTTCGCCCGCGCGGCCGGGGGCGAGTTCAGCATTGTGCACCAAGGGTTCACCATGGGGGCGCTGGGGATGGATATCTATCGTTTCGGCTAA
- a CDS encoding hybrid sensor histidine kinase/response regulator — protein sequence MDIKFSQRLSYKQAKLTVLVGFILGTLLSLVQIGIDYASEDASINREILSLLEISHNPASRIAYNIDAELAQELILGLLRSPAIIGAKLTDNNNTVLASAKRPGLENNYRVLSDFLFGANRQFEDRLYLDHLPDESLGTLHLDVDTYTFGSRFLRRAEVTLLNGFARSLILTGILLALFYVMLTKPLVRVIRELSGRDPRSAEPTWLEYPAGHENDEIGVLVKVANQQFDNIATEIQQRRNAENRLTDYLSQLENIVSARTAELKAINSRLSQSNEELEVARRTALDMAEARSVFLANMSHEIRTPLNGLLGMIALSLDGPLNAEQQQQLSIAHDSGKVLVELLNDILDLSKFDAGQLELEHIPFDLGSLIEDTANLLSQNAAPSVELTCLIDPQFPALVLGDPTRVRQIVSNLLSNALKFTRFGRVDVRLSTFEDGVRIEVCDTGIGIAQDAQVKIFQPFTQAGAGITRQFGGTGLGLALTYNLCEAMQGRLTISSEAGFGSQFCADLPLPCHTRAIPPAALQGNIVAITAASSGLAELLQNLLPEWGLGYQQRSIDDRLIGLKPDVLITDCPECLFGLRPTLTAPILLVTAYGSFLPSEQASALAPLQQQARPLARNALYQTLRRILQPELNTINGARVEVLSPQRRGRILLVEDNPVNQLVAKGMLGKLGCEVSVAAHGAEALDQLEHSEFDLVLMDCNMPVMDGYEASRQIRRSGRWPQLPIVALTANAMSEERERCRAAGMSDYLAKPFRREELAALLDLWIPTTTAI from the coding sequence ATGGATATCAAGTTCAGCCAGCGGCTGTCGTACAAGCAAGCCAAGCTTACGGTGCTGGTCGGTTTCATTCTGGGCACGCTGCTCAGCCTTGTGCAAATAGGCATCGATTATGCCAGCGAAGACGCCTCCATCAACCGCGAAATCCTGTCGTTGCTGGAAATCAGCCATAACCCCGCGTCTCGCATCGCCTACAACATCGATGCCGAACTCGCCCAGGAACTGATCCTGGGCCTGCTGCGCTCCCCGGCGATCATCGGCGCGAAATTGACCGACAACAACAATACCGTGCTGGCCAGCGCCAAACGTCCGGGCCTGGAAAACAATTACCGGGTGCTCAGCGACTTCCTGTTCGGCGCCAACCGACAGTTTGAAGACCGTCTTTACCTCGACCACTTGCCGGACGAATCCCTCGGGACCTTGCACCTGGATGTCGATACCTACACTTTCGGCAGTCGTTTCCTGCGCCGGGCCGAAGTGACCCTGCTCAATGGCTTCGCGCGCAGCCTGATCCTTACGGGCATTCTGCTGGCGCTGTTTTACGTGATGCTGACCAAACCGCTGGTACGGGTCATCCGAGAACTCAGTGGTCGTGATCCGCGCAGCGCGGAGCCGACCTGGCTGGAGTATCCGGCGGGGCATGAAAACGATGAAATCGGCGTCTTGGTCAAGGTCGCCAATCAACAGTTCGATAACATTGCCACCGAGATCCAGCAGCGGCGCAATGCCGAAAACCGCCTGACCGACTACCTCTCGCAACTGGAAAATATCGTCTCGGCCCGTACGGCGGAACTCAAGGCCATCAACTCGCGGCTCAGCCAGTCCAACGAGGAACTGGAAGTCGCCCGCCGTACCGCCCTGGACATGGCCGAGGCACGCTCGGTATTCCTGGCCAACATGAGCCATGAAATCCGCACGCCTCTCAACGGTCTGCTGGGGATGATCGCGCTCTCGCTGGACGGCCCGCTCAATGCCGAGCAGCAGCAACAACTGTCCATCGCCCATGACTCGGGCAAAGTGCTGGTGGAACTGCTCAACGATATTCTCGACCTGTCGAAATTCGATGCCGGCCAGCTGGAACTCGAACACATTCCATTCGACCTCGGCTCGCTGATCGAAGACACCGCCAACCTGCTGTCCCAGAACGCCGCGCCGAGCGTCGAGCTAACGTGCCTGATCGACCCGCAATTTCCCGCGCTGGTGCTCGGTGATCCGACCCGGGTCCGGCAGATCGTCAGCAACCTGCTGTCCAACGCCCTCAAGTTCACCCGCTTCGGGCGGGTCGATGTGCGTCTTTCAACGTTCGAAGACGGCGTGCGAATCGAGGTCTGCGACACTGGCATCGGCATTGCCCAGGACGCACAGGTCAAAATCTTCCAGCCCTTTACCCAGGCCGGTGCCGGCATTACCCGGCAATTCGGCGGTACCGGGCTGGGCCTGGCGCTGACTTACAACCTCTGCGAAGCCATGCAGGGGCGGCTGACGATCAGCTCGGAAGCAGGCTTCGGCAGTCAGTTCTGCGCCGACCTGCCGCTGCCCTGCCACACCCGCGCCATCCCGCCAGCAGCTCTGCAAGGCAACATCGTCGCGATCACGGCCGCCAGCAGCGGACTGGCGGAACTGCTACAGAATCTATTGCCCGAATGGGGGCTCGGCTATCAACAACGTTCCATCGATGACCGATTGATCGGCCTGAAACCGGATGTGTTGATCACCGACTGTCCCGAATGCCTGTTTGGCCTGCGCCCAACTTTAACCGCGCCGATTCTGCTGGTGACCGCATACGGCAGTTTCCTGCCCAGCGAGCAAGCCAGCGCCCTGGCACCTTTGCAGCAACAGGCGCGACCGTTGGCGCGCAATGCGCTTTACCAGACATTGCGACGGATCCTGCAGCCGGAACTCAACACGATCAACGGTGCCCGGGTCGAAGTCCTCTCGCCCCAGCGACGCGGGCGCATCCTGCTGGTGGAGGACAACCCGGTCAATCAGTTGGTGGCCAAGGGCATGCTCGGCAAACTTGGCTGCGAGGTGAGCGTCGCGGCCCATGGCGCTGAAGCCCTGGATCAGCTCGAACACAGCGAATTCGACCTGGTGCTGATGGACTGCAACATGCCGGTGATGGACGGTTATGAAGCCAGCCGGCAGATCCGTCGCAGCGGGCGCTGGCCACAACTGCCCATCGTCGCCCTGACCGCCAACGCCATGTCCGAAGAACGCGAACGTTGCCGTGCGGCGGGCATGAGCGACTACCTGGCCAAACCCTTCCGCCGGGAAGAACTGGCGGCCCTGCTCGACTTGTGGATACCCACTACGACAGCGATTTGA
- a CDS encoding glutathione peroxidase translates to MSDNLLSIPCTTIKGEQKTLADFAGKAVLVVNTASKCGFTPQYKGLEELWQSYKDQGLVVLGFPCNQFGQQEPGNEGAISEFCELNYGVSFPLFKKIEVNGAGAHPLFVQLKKRAPGVLGSQGIKWNFTKFLIGKDGQLVKRFAPATKPQALRREIEALLK, encoded by the coding sequence ATGAGCGACAACCTGCTGAGCATCCCTTGCACCACCATCAAGGGGGAGCAAAAGACCCTGGCCGATTTCGCCGGTAAAGCGGTGCTGGTGGTCAACACCGCCAGCAAATGTGGTTTCACCCCGCAGTACAAAGGCCTCGAAGAGCTCTGGCAGAGCTACAAGGATCAAGGTTTGGTGGTGCTCGGGTTTCCCTGCAATCAGTTCGGCCAGCAGGAGCCGGGCAACGAAGGGGCGATTTCCGAGTTCTGCGAGCTGAATTACGGGGTGAGTTTCCCGCTGTTCAAGAAGATCGAAGTCAACGGTGCCGGCGCTCATCCGCTGTTCGTTCAGCTGAAAAAACGCGCGCCAGGTGTATTGGGTTCCCAGGGCATCAAATGGAACTTCACCAAGTTCCTGATCGGCAAGGACGGTCAACTGGTCAAGCGCTTTGCTCCGGCAACCAAGCCGCAAGCGCTGCGCCGCGAGATCGAAGCCCTGCTCAAATGA
- the msrB gene encoding peptide-methionine (R)-S-oxide reductase MsrB, whose amino-acid sequence MEKLEKTLEEWRAMLDPEQYNVCRLKGTERPFSGKYNGTKTDGVYHCICCNAPLFDSKTKFDSGCGWPSFYAPIGDSAMVEIRDISHGMIRTEVVCAKCDAHLGHVFPDGPPPTGLRYCINSVCLDLVPRE is encoded by the coding sequence ATGGAAAAGTTGGAAAAAACCCTGGAAGAATGGCGGGCCATGCTTGATCCGGAGCAGTACAACGTTTGCCGCCTCAAGGGCACCGAGCGACCGTTCTCCGGTAAATACAACGGCACCAAAACCGACGGCGTTTACCACTGCATCTGCTGCAACGCACCGCTGTTCGACTCCAAAACCAAGTTCGATTCCGGCTGCGGCTGGCCGAGCTTCTATGCGCCGATCGGCGACAGCGCGATGGTCGAGATCCGTGATATCAGCCACGGCATGATCCGTACCGAAGTGGTCTGCGCCAAATGCGATGCGCACCTTGGGCATGTGTTCCCGGACGGTCCGCCGCCAACCGGTTTGCGTTATTGCATCAACTCGGTGTGCCTGGACCTCGTTCCCCGCGAATAA